The DNA region TAAAGATTATCCAACTTTGCAAGAGTTAGATGTTAATGTTGTCATTCAAGCATTAAAAATTATTGATAATAATATTAAGACTAAAAAAATTTATGTTCATTGTATTTGGGGTGTTAATCGTAGTGCTTCAATTGTTTTTATGTACTTAGTTGCCAAAGGATATATTAATGATGATGATTTTGATAGTGCTTTAGAACAGTTTGAACGAATCTATCCATATATTAATCCAAATCCAGGATGATTTGATTTTTTACTTAATGAATTTCCTTATACGCATTTAATTTCAAATTAATGAAATAAAAATCTAAGTGAACATCACTTAGATTTTTATTTTATTAACGTTTGTCTTTACAACACTCACATTTCTTATTAACACAATCTGTGCAAGAAATACAAATTAAACAAGAACGACATCCTACTTTTGGTTTACTACAGGTACGACATGACATACAATCATGGTTTTTTGTGGGACAACATACATCCATTATTCTTCACCTCTATTTTCTTTACCACTTTTTAATTGTAACATAAATTATAACTTAGTTTTATTAGACTGATTTTTTTCTTGTCAGTCCCGATGATATTCATCAATAAGTAATTTTAATTCAGGAACAAGTTCTTCTTGTTTACATGATTTATAAATCTTACCTTTTTTAAAAATAA from Spiroplasma sp. NBRC 100390 includes:
- a CDS encoding protein-tyrosine phosphatase family protein codes for the protein MSAKKIITNLYLGDRHSIPQDANLVIGCAAEIYREQIQKHNIKNDNQEFIWIDDQHIYFNFKDYPTLQELDVNVVIQALKIIDNNIKTKKIYVHCIWGVNRSASIVFMYLVAKGYINDDDFDSALEQFERIYPYINPNPGWFDFLLNEFPYTHLISN